The Flavobacterium psychrotrophum region AATTTCTTTTGCGCGCGCATGGTTTTTTCCATCATCGGGGTGATGTCTTTAGCCGTAACCTTACCAGACGGAGAATATACCGCTATAGTAATATCCATACCGTCTGTAGAAAATGTAGTATAGTCTGGCTTGGCATACATTACGGGGTGCTCTGTAAGTTGCAGGTAGCGTTCTGCCTTAAACTGGTCTACCGTATCGCTGGCGTTAGTATCTACCATACTGGTAGCGCCCCATAATTCTGCAGGGTGGTTAATAACCACATCATAAGGCGTTTCGCTCTTGCCTTCAAAGTAACCAATGAATGCGTGTGTGTTTAGCATTATGTTTTTACCCGCAAGAATGTTTGTTCCTGACGGAGAAAAGATCGCTTTATCTTCGCCTTTTCCGGCTTCGTTATCGTAGGTATCGTTAACCAGGTAGGTTATCTTTGCAAGCTTTTTTGCACCTGCTATTTTCCATGAGTTTTCATCACCTTTAGTAACGGTAAGTTCTTTGCCTTTAGCATCAAAAGCTTTCAGGCCTTCAATAAACTGTCCGTAGTTGTCATCACTATACGTTCCCGGTACTGTTTTAGGAATGTAGTAAGTAATGTTGTCAGTCTTTACGGCATCAGGGGTAACTGTTACCAGGACTTTATCGTCCTTGATGTTGTTAAGGTCTATGTTTACCTTAATTTCGCTGCCTTTTTGGGCATGTGCCAGGCCGCCTATGGTTAAGGCAAATGCCAGCGTGCAGATAAATTTGTTCATAAATTATGTTTCTTGCAAATAAGTATCGGGATTGGCCGATTTGTTACAGGCTAAGATAGAAATTTATCGGCACACCGGCACAACCTTCCATTTTACTTTTTATTACGCGGAATAAACACGATATCAGGGTTTAGCTGTTGTATAGCTGCTATAAATCCTGTTTTGTTTTTTGGTGAAATAAGCATGTATCCGCCACTGTGCGTTATGCCCAGCCGGTCTATAGATGCGGCCGGGGCACTGAGTGGGTTATAGGTTTCCTCGATTTTTGTTATTGTAAGGATGTCAATAGGGCGATACGGAATAAAAAAAGCATATATCCTGAGTGTAGTGCCGTCTATCTTGTACCGTGTAGTAAACAATAGTACAACTACAAGCGCCATAATGCCCGACATGATAAGCAACGCTTCGGCATCGCCATTTTCTTCGTTTGCTACGGTAATAAACGCAGGTATAAACGATGCAGATAACAGCGCAATGAGTTCCCAGCCTATTTTAGAACGGTATGTTGTTGCCATACTAGAATGTTAGCTTATTTTACTTGTTGCGATATCCAGTCGCCCATAATTTTTAGCGCTGTTGGCGAAAAAGTTTCCTCTATCTCACCGTATTCTGTAGGAGCGCCTGTAGTACTGGCCTGAAAAAGGTGGTTGAGCCCCGGGATTTCCTGCGTGGTAACTTTTTTATTGCCGCTTTTTAAAGCAGCACGTTTTATGGCGTCAAGGTTTGCCTTGGGTGCTACCT contains the following coding sequences:
- a CDS encoding PH domain-containing protein, with product MATTYRSKIGWELIALLSASFIPAFITVANEENGDAEALLIMSGIMALVVVLLFTTRYKIDGTTLRIYAFFIPYRPIDILTITKIEETYNPLSAPAASIDRLGITHSGGYMLISPKNKTGFIAAIQQLNPDIVFIPRNKK